One Mycobacterium sp. 050128 genomic window carries:
- the fabG1 gene encoding 3-oxoacyl-ACP reductase FabG1 has protein sequence MTDVATESATAGGKPPFVSRSVLVTGGNRGIGLAIAQRLAADGHKVAVTHRGSGAPEGLFGVVCDVTDNEAVDRAFKEVEEHQGPVEVLVSNAGISKDAFLIRMTEERFEEVINANLTGAFRVAQRASRSMQRKRFGRIIFIGSVSGSWGIGNQANYAAAKAGLIGMARSISRELSKAGVTANVVAPGYIDTEMTRALDERIQEGALEFIPAKRVGTAEEVAGAVSFLASEDASYIAGAVIPVDGGMGMGH, from the coding sequence GTGACTGACGTAGCCACCGAGTCCGCCACCGCCGGTGGCAAACCCCCATTCGTATCCCGGTCGGTCCTGGTGACCGGCGGAAACCGGGGGATCGGCCTGGCGATCGCCCAGCGGCTTGCCGCCGACGGCCACAAGGTGGCTGTCACCCACCGCGGATCCGGGGCGCCCGAGGGATTGTTCGGCGTCGTGTGCGATGTCACCGACAACGAAGCCGTCGACCGCGCCTTCAAGGAGGTCGAGGAGCACCAGGGGCCGGTCGAGGTGCTGGTGTCCAATGCCGGCATCTCCAAGGATGCGTTTCTGATCCGGATGACCGAGGAGCGGTTCGAAGAGGTCATCAACGCCAACCTCACCGGGGCGTTCCGGGTGGCTCAGCGCGCGTCGCGCAGCATGCAGCGCAAGCGATTCGGCCGCATCATCTTCATCGGTTCGGTGTCCGGCAGCTGGGGCATCGGCAACCAGGCCAACTACGCTGCCGCCAAGGCCGGCCTGATCGGCATGGCCCGCTCGATCTCCCGGGAGCTGTCCAAGGCCGGCGTCACCGCGAACGTGGTGGCCCCGGGCTATATCGACACCGAGATGACCCGCGCGCTCGACGAGCGGATCCAGGAGGGCGCCCTGGAATTCATCCCCGCCAAGCGGGTCGGCACCGCCGAGGAGGTCGCCGGGGCGGTCAGCTTCCTGGCGTCCGAGGACGCGAGTTACATCGCCGGTGC